From the genome of Spodoptera frugiperda isolate SF20-4 chromosome 23, AGI-APGP_CSIRO_Sfru_2.0, whole genome shotgun sequence, one region includes:
- the LOC118266596 gene encoding G-protein coupled receptor 143-like gives MSDPTIQTFCCHHTGNKEDFAVRIMDEFNTDSYNIVCLVSSTVGILGSVYQIFPDVINRIKKGVGSTRGRRIIIWLAVADLLASFGVLLRSALWLRYKNIMPLPDDDVSVLFCSIISAWTQYFYTVTWFWTLFYAIDTWLTIKGRDSHTLLYHSIAWGVPAATTGVGLSILYIPNAKCHNLPSVTSALYKILPNYCATYLPIAMVMIVNPIMYVLSSKDVEMAVAVPLAQFTSKERRVVDTLRLKFFLINVVFYLCWLPNLINGLLLWTMWFNIPVKVIITIWYIMALTNPMQALLNALVYRKWNTNKWRQMPSFSNESRKEFRFYDEQSPLLGSEPPRLQLSPIPPGINNYATL, from the exons ATGTCGGACCCTACTATACAGACATTTTGTTGTCACCATACCGGCAATAAAGAAGACTTTGCAGTTAGAATTATGGATGAATTTAATACAGATTCGTACAATATTGTATGTTTGGTTTCCTCTACAGTTGGGATTTTAGGGTCTGTTTATCAG ATTTTCCCTGATGTTATAAATCGAATAAAGAAAGGAGTCGGATCAACGCGCGGTCGGCGGATTATTATTTGGTTAGCTGTTGCGGATTTACTGGCATCTTTTG GAGTATTGCTGCGTTCTGCCTTGTGGCTGAGGTATAAGAATATTATGCCTTTGCCAGATGATGATGTCAGTGTTTTATTTTGCAGCATAATTTCT GCCTGGACTCAATACTTTTATACAGTAACTTGGTTTTGGACCTTATTTTATGCCATAGACACTTGGCTCACAATAAAGGGCAGAGATTCTCatactttgctctatcactctATTGCTTGGGGAGTACCTGCTGCAACTACTGGTGTTGGCTTGTCTATACTTTACATTCCTAATGCAAA ATGCCATAACCTACCCAGTGTAACAAGTGCCTTATACAAGATATTACCTAATTACTGTGCTACATACTTGCCTATAGCAATGGTAATGATAGTAAACCCAATAATGTATGTGCTGTCAAGTAAAGATGTTGAAATGGCAGTAGCAGTACCTCTTGCACAG TTCACAAGCAAAGAAAGGCGAGTGGTGGACACATTAAGATTAAAGTTTTTCTTGATCAATGTTGTGTTCTATTTATGTTGGCTGCCCAACCTTATAAATGGGCTCCTGTTGTGGACTATGTGGTTCAATATACCAGTGAAAGTTATTATAACTATATGGTACATAATG GCATTAACAAATCCTATGCAAGCTTTATTAAATGCACTTGTCTATAGAAAATGGAATACAAATAAATGGAGACAAATGCCATCATTCAGTAACGAGTCCCGAAAAGAATTTCGGTTTTATGATGAACAGTCCCCTCTGTTAGGGTCCGAGCCGCCGAGGTTACAGCTATCACCGATACCGCCGGGTATTAACAATTACGCTACTTTGTGA
- the LOC126912179 gene encoding uncharacterized protein LOC126912179, producing the protein MILFITFLSFLVSTCIARPNIEAVPQNVVTVPPNCPEGQEWVNGQCREVWKVTAAPANIVTVPINCPPGQSLVNGQCREIWIKTLIDGFFRDLAPQNVVTVPPNCRPGQQWVNGSCRDVWKSGTDSKNVITVPTNCPDGQVFINMQCREVWRSALNLENAENQLKVVEIQDQNDGNRNVITVPNQCPSGYRPDALGNCRPIWSINLEKLL; encoded by the exons atgattttattcatTACGTTCTTAAGTTTTCTCGTCAGCACTTGTATCGCCAGGCCAAATATTGAAGCCGTGCCACAGAATGTGGTGACTGTACCCCCAAATTGTCCTGAAGGACAAGAGTGGGTTAATGGGCAATGCCGAGAAGTTTGGAAAGTTACAGCTGCACCCGCAAACATAGTCACGGTGCCAATAAACTGCCCGCCTGGACAATCATTAGTTAATGGCCAGTGTCGTGAAATATGGATCAAAACACTGATTGACGGCTTCTTCAG AGATCTCGCACCACAAAATGTAGTGACTGTTCCACCTAACTGCCGTCCCGGGCAGCAGTGGGTCAATGGTTCCTGTCGCGACGTGTGGAAAAGTGGAACTGACAGCAAAAACGTAATCACGGTTCCTACCAATTGCCCTGATGGACAAGTATTTATCAATATGCAATGCCGTGAAGTGTGGAGAAG TGCACTGAATTTGGAGAATGCAGAAAATCAACTTAAGGTAGTTGAAATCCAAGACCAAAATGATGGCAACAGAAACGTAATAACCGTACCAAACCAGTGCCCCAGTGGCTATAGGCCTGACGCTCTTGGAAATTGTCGCCCAATATGGAGTATAAACCttgaaaaattactttaa
- the LOC126912178 gene encoding hornerin-like yields MNRKCILTIFTIILIVCAEGRKTSGRSRGSGGSGRGTSRRTNYNPQPAPTSFSQAQAQKPTLFGWQERPGQSSWQSKSSSGQSHSYPSSGTGSHTYSSGGSGSHSYPSGGSGSHSYPSGTGLSGDNKPKSSGGSSHSYPSGGSGSHSYPSGGSGSHSYPSGGSGSHSYPSGTGLSGDNKPKQPSSPNQQAASYPASPGLSGSAGGGYPQQTGSKYPQQGTGTGQVGYPQSAHNYPQQHGVAGTGSAGAPPPYTPYQNNYGNQYHPQGPPPPYSNYGGSNYGGAGGHGFYNPGFGPQVPGYFGNYGKPSGGMSRGGSALAGVGIAGAGIGTVLTGLALWNLARSTGHHHHTVVYDNRGQPVAVAPANDTPAATDSILADLVNCSLAISNDDKTEVLAIPCSIATSFTPDANVKDSDVNKDPNDNTKCTIAVLTKAGKEYMTTIPCSILLNTAAENNVTEPPLVIDQPINNNNFTGDGDIQNNGTMIENAPRGEPTALGLSSDDVNGDDKKLAQLNCTVQPEEIRDPINPCFSINHNLTVIPLPTTEAPK; encoded by the coding sequence ATGAATCGTAAATGTATATTAACGATCTTTACTATCATATTGATCGTATGTGCCGAAGGTAGGAAAACTTCGGGTCGAAGCCGAGGTTCTGGTGGATCGGGTCGCGGAACTAGCCGAAGAACAAATTATAATCCTCAACCTGCGCCAACTTCGTTTAGTCAAGCACAAGCACAAAAGCCTACCTTGTTTGGATGGCAGGAGCGACCCGGTCAATCATCATGGCAATCAAAATCATCCAGTGGACAAAGTCACTCATATCCTTCGAGTGGCACTGGAAGTCATACATATTCTAGTGGCGGCAGCGGCAGCCATTCGTATCCTAGTGGTGGTAGTGGGAGCCATTCATATCCTAGTGGTACTGGATTATCTGGCGACAACAAGCCAAAATCTAGTGGTGGCAGTAGTCATTCATATCCCAGTGGTGGTAGTGGGAGCCATTCATACCCCAGTGGTGGTAGTGGAAGCCATTCATACCCCAGTGGTGGCAGTGGAAGCCATTCATATCCTAGTGGTACTGGATTATCTGGCGACAACAAGCCAAAACAACCATCTTCTCCTAATCAGCAAGCAGCTTCCTACCCGGCTTCACCTGGCTTATCAGGAAGCGCTGGCGGTGGCTATCCCCAGCAAACTGGAAGCAAATATCCACAGCAGGGAACTGGAACCGGGCAGGTGGGGTACCCGCAGTCAGCACATAACTATCCACAACAACACGGAGTGGCTGGTACTGGTTCAGCAGGTGCGCCACCACCATACACACCATATCAAAACAACTATGGAAACCAATATCATCCTCAAGGCCCACCACCTCCTTATTCAAACTATGGTGGGTCTAACTATGGCGGCGCTGGTGGACACGGTTTTTACAATCCTGGATTTGGCCCCCAAGTACCCGGATATTTTGGAAACTATGGTAAACCAAGTGGAGGAATGAGTCGCGGTGGAAGCGCCCTGGCAGGAGTGGGTATTGCTGGTGCAGGTATTGGAACAGTATTAACTGGGTTGGCTCTTTGGAATTTGGCTCGTTCGACAGGACATCATCATCACACGGTTGTTTACGATAATAGAGGACAACCTGTAGCTGTGGCACCGGCCAATGATACGCCAGCTGCTACGGATTCCATTTTAGCTGATTTAGTAAATTGTAGTTTGGCAATAAGTAATGATGATAAAACCGAAGTGCTGGCGATACCATGTTCTATTGCTACCTCATTCACTCCTGATGCTAATGTAAAGGACTCCGATGTTAATAAAGACCCTAATGATAATACTAAGTGCACCATTGCGGTTCTCACAAAGGCCGGTAAAGAGTATATGACCACTATACCGTGCTCGATTCTTCTGAATACAGCTGCAGAAAATAATGTAACAGAACCTCCCTTAGTAATTGATCAACctatcaacaacaacaactttACTGGCGACGGAGACATCCAAAACAACGGCACCATGATTGAAAATGCTCCAAGGGGAGAACCAACAGCTCTAGGGCTTTCCAGTGACGATGTAAATGGAGATGATAAAAAGCTTGCTCAACTAAATTGCACTGTGCAACCGGAAGAAATAAGGGATCCAATAAATCCGTGTTTTTCGATTAATCACAATTTAACTGTTATACCTCTGCCAACAACGGAGGCACCAAAATGA